The proteins below are encoded in one region of Neoasaia chiangmaiensis:
- the ccmE gene encoding cytochrome c maturation protein CcmE yields MTRKTRRLWLLVACVGCLGVATALTLNAFRSNIVFFMAPSQIKAHAPAADRTVRLGGMVVAGSLARQRDGETPVNSFAVTDGQAAVTVRYAGILPDLFREGQSVVALGSVQPDGVFKATEVLAKHDETYMPKEVAEALKRSGKWDPRFGKPPSASSWDTMTRADAKALPAQNPSTGNGS; encoded by the coding sequence ATGACGCGCAAGACCCGCCGGCTTTGGCTGCTGGTCGCCTGCGTGGGTTGCCTCGGCGTCGCCACGGCCCTGACGTTGAATGCCTTTCGCTCCAACATCGTCTTCTTCATGGCACCGTCGCAAATCAAGGCGCATGCGCCCGCCGCCGATCGGACCGTCCGGCTGGGCGGCATGGTCGTGGCCGGATCGCTGGCACGCCAGAGGGACGGCGAGACACCCGTGAATTCCTTCGCCGTCACGGACGGTCAGGCCGCCGTCACGGTGCGCTATGCGGGCATCCTGCCCGACCTGTTCCGCGAAGGGCAGAGCGTCGTCGCACTCGGCAGCGTGCAGCCGGACGGCGTGTTCAAGGCCACCGAAGTCCTGGCCAAGCATGACGAAACCTACATGCCCAAGGAAGTCGCCGAAGCGCTCAAGCGCAGCGGCAAATGGGACCCGCGCTTCGGCAAGCCGCCGAGCGCGTCAAGCTGGGACACCATGACGCGCGCCGACGCCAAGGCGCTTCCCGCCCAGAACCCGTCCACCGGCAACGGAAGTTAA
- a CDS encoding heme ABC transporter permease → MSGEDLILSAVSNPASAGFLHRFANPGRFLRLSRWLLPLLSVLALMALAVGLIWGLFLSPADWQQGDTVRIMYVHVPMAILASGGYFALAVCGALSLVWRHPLADLAAVEIGPVGAVVTAMCLVTGSLWGEPMWGTWWVWDARLTSVLVLFFLYLGHIALIRAFDEPQRGYRAAAVLAIAGAVDLPIIKFSVKWWNTLHQPDSITLTGAPTMSMSMLGPLFVCMIGFSCGFGALVVARLKAAILEQKTRQLMTRRIAEREYAA, encoded by the coding sequence ATGTCCGGAGAAGATTTAATCTTGAGCGCGGTTTCCAATCCGGCCTCGGCGGGCTTTCTGCACCGCTTCGCCAATCCCGGTCGCTTCCTGCGCCTGTCGCGGTGGCTGCTGCCGTTGTTGAGCGTCCTGGCGTTGATGGCCCTGGCCGTCGGCCTGATCTGGGGATTGTTCCTCTCCCCGGCCGACTGGCAGCAGGGCGATACGGTGCGCATCATGTACGTGCATGTGCCGATGGCGATCCTCGCATCGGGCGGCTATTTTGCCCTCGCCGTCTGCGGCGCACTGTCTCTGGTGTGGCGCCATCCGCTGGCGGACCTTGCCGCGGTGGAGATCGGTCCGGTCGGCGCGGTCGTGACCGCCATGTGTCTCGTGACCGGCTCGCTCTGGGGCGAACCGATGTGGGGAACATGGTGGGTCTGGGACGCGCGCCTGACCTCCGTGCTGGTGCTGTTCTTCCTCTATCTGGGCCATATCGCGCTAATCCGCGCGTTCGATGAGCCGCAACGCGGCTATCGCGCCGCCGCCGTGCTGGCCATCGCCGGAGCGGTGGACCTGCCGATCATCAAGTTCAGCGTCAAATGGTGGAACACCCTGCATCAGCCCGACAGCATCACGCTGACAGGGGCACCCACGATGTCGATGTCGATGCTGGGCCCGCTGTTCGTCTGCATGATCGGATTTTCATGCGGATTCGGCGCACTTGTGGTCGCGCGGCTGAAAGCGGCCATTCTGGAACAGAAAACGCGCCAGCTCATGACACGCCGCATCGCCGAACGGGAATACGCCGCATGA
- a CDS encoding EVE domain-containing protein: MAYWLVKSEPESFSWDRQVAHGTEPWTGVRNHQAKKNLLAMAKGDQAFFYHSVTEKRIVGVVEVVREAYPDPTAPVESNWVCVDVRTVGPMPRPVTLAAIKADAALQELALIRQSRLSVVPISSDQWQRLCRMGEWHTP, translated from the coding sequence ATGGCATACTGGCTGGTGAAATCCGAGCCCGAATCTTTCTCATGGGATCGGCAGGTTGCGCATGGCACGGAGCCCTGGACCGGGGTTCGGAACCATCAGGCCAAGAAAAACCTTCTTGCCATGGCGAAGGGCGATCAGGCGTTTTTCTACCATTCGGTCACGGAGAAACGGATCGTCGGCGTGGTGGAGGTGGTGCGGGAGGCTTATCCCGACCCGACCGCCCCGGTGGAGTCGAACTGGGTATGCGTCGATGTCCGGACCGTCGGTCCGATGCCGAGGCCGGTGACGCTGGCGGCGATCAAGGCGGATGCTGCGTTGCAGGAACTGGCATTGATCCGGCAGTCGCGGCTTTCCGTGGTGCCGATCTCGTCCGATCAGTGGCAGCGCCTCTGCCGGATGGGGGAGTGGCACACGCCATGA
- a CDS encoding nucleoside hydrolase: MKIIIDTDPGQDDAITILLALASPEIELLGVTTVAGNVSVGQTTANAIRTLDLAGRADIPVHAGAARPLVAAGVTAAHVHGATGFEGADLPPPSRSADKGHAVDFMIETIMRHEPGSITICAIGPLTNLALALRQAPAIVGRLARIVLMGGAFSEVGNISCAAEFNFFVDPHAAAIVCASGVPLTVIPLDVTHRLHTSVARLARFRALGNRIGNIVADWLTFEKRFEAEKYGTDGGPLHDPNTVAWLLAPDLYQGRMVNLRVETQGELTMGASVVDWWGIGDLPKNALFLRTVDADGVYELLFERLARLS; this comes from the coding sequence ATGAAGATCATCATCGACACCGATCCCGGCCAGGACGACGCCATCACGATTCTTCTGGCTTTGGCGAGTCCTGAAATCGAGCTGCTCGGCGTGACGACCGTCGCGGGCAACGTGTCGGTCGGACAAACGACCGCCAATGCGATCAGGACGCTCGATCTGGCGGGTCGGGCCGATATCCCGGTTCATGCGGGCGCGGCTCGTCCGCTGGTGGCAGCGGGTGTGACGGCTGCTCATGTTCATGGAGCGACAGGTTTCGAAGGTGCCGACCTGCCGCCGCCCAGCCGTTCCGCCGATAAGGGGCATGCGGTCGATTTCATGATCGAGACGATCATGCGGCATGAGCCGGGATCGATAACGATCTGCGCCATCGGTCCCCTGACCAATCTGGCGCTCGCCCTGCGGCAGGCGCCGGCGATTGTGGGACGGCTGGCGCGGATCGTGCTGATGGGTGGTGCGTTCTCGGAGGTGGGCAATATCTCCTGCGCGGCGGAATTCAACTTCTTCGTCGATCCTCATGCGGCGGCGATCGTCTGTGCGTCGGGTGTGCCGCTGACCGTCATTCCGCTCGACGTGACGCACCGGTTGCATACCTCTGTAGCGCGTCTGGCGCGGTTTCGCGCGTTGGGTAACCGTATCGGCAATATCGTGGCGGACTGGCTGACCTTCGAGAAGCGCTTCGAGGCTGAAAAATACGGGACCGATGGCGGTCCGCTGCATGATCCGAACACTGTGGCGTGGCTGCTGGCGCCCGATCTGTATCAAGGGCGGATGGTTAATCTGCGCGTCGAGACGCAGGGCGAACTAACGATGGGGGCCAGCGTCGTCGACTGGTGGGGGATTGGCGACCTGCCGAAAAACGCACTGTTTCTCCGAACGGTCGATGCTGATGGCGTTTATGAACTACTGTTCGAACGCCTGGCGCGCCTGTCATAA
- the pstS gene encoding phosphate ABC transporter substrate-binding protein PstS, with amino-acid sequence MTSCAVAAVMATQAYAADITGAGSSFAAPIYSAWGEASKAHGGPVLNYQSVGSGAGQNQVIARTVDFGASDKPMDAAKLDANKLYQFPTVMGGIVAIVNVPGVAPGALKLDGPTLAGLYDGSISEWNDPKIKALNPGLNLPETDVAPIHRADASGTSFVFTGYLSKVSPSWKQKFGAATSVAWAGGAGARGNDGVAASVKQTEGGIGYVEYAYASRNHLNVAQLKDHDGQFVKPSLSSFAAAAQGADWAHADRYAVDLLDTAGANAWPIVSATFALVPTNAGNPTQAKAVREFFIMGLQKGDDAARQLDYVVLPSNIKTQIVGELPK; translated from the coding sequence ATGACTTCCTGTGCGGTCGCTGCCGTTATGGCGACACAGGCTTATGCCGCCGATATCACGGGTGCGGGCTCGAGCTTCGCCGCGCCGATCTATTCCGCCTGGGGCGAGGCTTCCAAGGCCCATGGTGGTCCTGTCCTGAACTACCAGAGCGTTGGTTCGGGCGCGGGCCAGAACCAGGTCATCGCGCGCACGGTCGATTTCGGTGCGTCCGACAAGCCGATGGATGCGGCAAAGCTGGACGCGAACAAGCTCTACCAGTTTCCGACCGTCATGGGCGGGATCGTCGCGATCGTGAACGTGCCGGGTGTGGCGCCGGGTGCGCTTAAGCTGGATGGACCGACGCTTGCCGGTCTGTACGACGGGTCGATCTCCGAGTGGAATGATCCGAAGATCAAGGCGCTGAATCCGGGCCTGAACCTGCCGGAAACCGATGTCGCGCCGATTCATCGTGCCGATGCGTCGGGCACGAGCTTCGTCTTCACCGGCTATCTCTCGAAGGTCTCTCCGAGCTGGAAGCAGAAATTCGGCGCGGCTACTTCTGTCGCCTGGGCGGGCGGCGCTGGTGCGCGTGGCAATGACGGTGTTGCGGCCAGCGTGAAGCAGACGGAAGGCGGTATCGGCTATGTCGAGTATGCCTATGCCAGCCGCAATCATCTGAACGTCGCGCAGTTGAAGGATCATGACGGTCAGTTCGTAAAGCCAAGCCTGTCGAGCTTCGCGGCGGCGGCGCAGGGCGCGGATTGGGCGCATGCTGACCGTTATGCTGTCGATCTGCTCGACACGGCGGGAGCGAATGCATGGCCGATCGTTAGCGCGACATTCGCCCTGGTGCCGACGAACGCGGGCAACCCGACGCAGGCCAAGGCTGTACGCGAATTCTTCATCATGGGGCTTCAGAAGGGCGACGATGCTGCCCGTCAGCTGGACTACGTCGTGTTGCCGTCCAACATCAAGACGCAGATCGTCGGCGAACTGCCGAAGTAA
- a CDS encoding amino acid permease, whose product MNNLDTFPNTANAAVPPANEGYHQDLGRRQVQMIAIGGAIGTGLFLGAGSRLQMAGPALALVYLVCGFFSFMILRALGELVMYRPTAGSFVSYARELLGERAAYVAGWMSFLNWAMTGIVDITAVALYMHFWGAFDGVPQWAFALVALCIVGTMNMIGVKYFGELEFWFSLIKVIALVLFLIIGTVVLGLRMPVGGHTTGIHLITQNGGIFPHGVLPSLLLLQGVVFAYSAIELLGTAAGECADAREILPRAINTVIWRIALFYVGSVVLLVCLLPWSAYHAGVSPFVTFFEALGVPGIGHVMNIVVLTAALSSLNSGLYSTGRILRALALGGSAPTGLARMNRQSVPYVGILTTVAVYMVGVGLNYLIPSRVFEIVLNMSAVGIVSTWGFILICQLKLRSKINRGEIARVSFAMPWAPFSNWVTLGFLAFVLVMMAFDYPEGTYTIATIPLIAVILVVGWLLLRRRANSM is encoded by the coding sequence ATCAACAATTTGGATACGTTCCCCAACACGGCCAATGCCGCTGTTCCACCGGCCAACGAAGGCTATCACCAGGATCTCGGCCGCCGTCAGGTCCAGATGATCGCCATCGGCGGCGCGATCGGCACCGGCCTGTTCCTCGGCGCCGGGTCACGGCTGCAGATGGCCGGGCCGGCACTGGCGCTGGTCTACCTCGTATGCGGCTTCTTCTCGTTCATGATCCTGCGCGCCCTCGGCGAACTCGTCATGTATCGCCCGACGGCCGGCAGTTTCGTGTCCTATGCGCGGGAACTGCTGGGCGAACGGGCCGCCTATGTTGCGGGGTGGATGTCATTCCTGAACTGGGCCATGACCGGAATCGTCGATATCACGGCCGTCGCGCTCTACATGCATTTCTGGGGCGCCTTCGACGGCGTGCCGCAATGGGCATTCGCCCTGGTGGCGCTTTGTATCGTCGGCACGATGAACATGATCGGCGTGAAATATTTCGGCGAACTGGAATTCTGGTTCTCACTGATTAAGGTCATCGCCCTGGTCCTTTTCCTGATCATCGGCACGGTTGTCCTGGGCCTTCGCATGCCCGTCGGTGGCCACACGACCGGCATCCACCTCATCACACAAAACGGCGGTATTTTTCCGCACGGCGTCCTGCCTTCCCTCCTGTTATTGCAGGGTGTGGTCTTCGCCTATTCCGCAATCGAACTGTTGGGCACAGCCGCCGGCGAGTGCGCCGATGCGCGGGAAATCCTCCCCCGGGCCATCAACACCGTCATCTGGCGTATCGCCCTTTTCTATGTCGGCTCCGTCGTTCTGCTGGTTTGCCTGCTCCCCTGGAGCGCCTACCATGCCGGGGTCAGCCCTTTCGTGACCTTCTTCGAAGCACTGGGCGTGCCCGGCATCGGTCATGTCATGAACATCGTCGTTCTGACCGCCGCACTATCCAGCCTCAATTCAGGGCTGTATTCGACCGGTCGCATCCTCCGTGCGCTGGCTCTGGGCGGCTCCGCGCCGACCGGCCTGGCGCGCATGAACCGACAGTCCGTTCCCTATGTCGGCATTCTGACGACCGTCGCGGTCTATATGGTGGGCGTTGGTCTCAATTATCTGATCCCGTCGCGCGTTTTCGAGATCGTCCTGAACATGTCCGCCGTCGGCATCGTCAGCACATGGGGATTCATCCTCATCTGTCAGCTGAAATTACGCTCTAAGATCAATCGCGGCGAAATCGCGCGGGTCAGCTTCGCCATGCCTTGGGCGCCTTTCTCCAACTGGGTAACGCTCGGCTTCCTGGCCTTCGTGCTCGTTATGATGGCTTTCGACTACCCCGAAGGCACCTACACCATCGCTACAATCCCGCTGATCGCCGTCATTCTCGTCGTCGGCTGGTTACTGCTACGGCGGCGCGCCAACAGCATGTGA
- a CDS encoding lytic transglycosylase domain-containing protein — MSGQFHLFRSLSRALALASTGLLCACSTTSNSPYNRYNNGAYRAPGPATDPWGPYIREAASRFSIPHQWIRAVIQQESGGHQYLNGQPTTSDAGAMGLMQLMPETYADMQAQFSLGSDPYEPHDNIMAGTGYLRILYQKYGAPGFLAAYNAGPRRLDDYLETGRELPNETINYIASVTPHLGNQIALSGPLAAYAGPDQQGGGGTGAVIEVAEAPSEPTSGPASGTQCIQDPNAAYDPDMPCSLPVSTPPPPPAPIVTQAAASSALPPPSPTACDPDAAYDTQVSCSVVPGVIDASSTSSAPPPHIVRAAYRPPTTPTAATAYGPYAIQVGAFSESGQARFAATMAKQADYETLRGTQLVLQQAPALGRGIFWRARLAGLSHSAAASACQTLQNQGMACMLVPPGH, encoded by the coding sequence ATGTCGGGTCAGTTTCATCTCTTCAGGTCGTTATCCCGCGCGCTTGCGCTTGCCTCGACAGGTCTGCTGTGTGCATGCAGCACAACCTCGAACTCCCCCTATAATCGTTATAACAACGGCGCTTATCGCGCGCCTGGCCCGGCAACCGATCCGTGGGGCCCCTACATTCGTGAGGCGGCCAGCCGCTTTTCAATCCCGCACCAGTGGATCCGGGCCGTCATCCAGCAGGAGTCGGGCGGTCATCAGTATCTCAACGGTCAACCCACAACGTCCGATGCCGGCGCAATGGGGCTCATGCAACTCATGCCGGAAACCTATGCGGACATGCAGGCGCAGTTTTCGCTGGGTAGCGATCCCTATGAGCCGCACGACAACATCATGGCCGGGACCGGATATCTGCGCATTCTCTACCAGAAATATGGCGCGCCCGGTTTTCTGGCGGCCTATAACGCGGGCCCACGACGACTGGATGACTACCTTGAGACCGGCCGGGAACTTCCGAACGAAACAATCAACTATATCGCCAGCGTAACGCCGCATCTCGGCAATCAGATCGCCCTGAGCGGCCCGCTTGCCGCCTACGCCGGCCCGGATCAACAAGGCGGTGGTGGCACAGGCGCCGTTATCGAGGTCGCAGAGGCGCCCAGCGAACCGACATCCGGACCGGCGTCAGGAACGCAATGCATCCAGGACCCGAATGCCGCCTACGACCCGGACATGCCATGCTCTCTTCCTGTCTCGACACCGCCGCCGCCACCTGCCCCGATCGTCACCCAGGCCGCGGCCTCATCCGCGCTTCCACCCCCCTCTCCGACAGCGTGCGACCCGGATGCCGCCTATGACACGCAAGTGTCATGCAGTGTGGTGCCAGGCGTCATCGACGCATCATCAACCTCCAGCGCACCACCGCCTCACATTGTCCGCGCAGCCTATCGCCCGCCAACGACGCCCACAGCAGCGACAGCTTACGGTCCCTATGCGATTCAGGTTGGCGCATTCTCGGAAAGCGGACAGGCGCGATTCGCCGCGACGATGGCGAAACAAGCCGATTATGAAACGTTGCGGGGAACGCAGCTTGTCCTGCAACAGGCGCCTGCACTGGGGCGAGGTATATTCTGGCGTGCCCGTCTGGCCGGTTTGAGCCATTCCGCGGCAGCTTCCGCCTGTCAAACGCTGCAAAATCAAGGAATGGCCTGCATGCTGGTGCCACCGGGTCATTAA
- a CDS encoding flagellar basal body-associated FliL family protein: MSEAAVKKASVGRNPRNLILAAVAILLAFAAGGGMYVWKMKHSAKSPQAAVAASPFNLPLPTMMATLDSDSGHASFVRVTAQLQLASEQDAGVVRQKFPQIEDLFQTYLHDTRPDELSGSGIYRLREALFAQISNVLAPVSLRDLFFTELLVQ, from the coding sequence GTGTCGGAAGCGGCTGTCAAAAAAGCATCGGTAGGCAGAAATCCGCGAAACTTGATTTTGGCTGCCGTGGCTATTCTGCTCGCCTTTGCGGCAGGTGGCGGGATGTATGTCTGGAAAATGAAACATTCTGCAAAATCGCCGCAGGCAGCTGTCGCCGCGTCTCCGTTCAATCTGCCGCTACCGACCATGATGGCAACATTGGATTCGGATAGTGGTCACGCGTCATTCGTCCGCGTCACCGCCCAGCTTCAACTGGCTTCAGAGCAGGATGCCGGTGTCGTCAGGCAGAAATTTCCCCAGATTGAGGATCTGTTCCAGACCTATCTACACGATACTCGACCCGATGAACTGTCCGGCAGCGGAATCTACCGTCTGCGCGAAGCTCTTTTCGCACAGATTTCCAATGTGTTGGCACCCGTATCGCTACGCGACTTGTTCTTTACTGAACTGCTGGTTCAATGA
- a CDS encoding FliM/FliN family flagellar motor switch protein: protein MIDESIAMAHSRVGAGSNQQVRHESEVNYRRIGIENLIGASHVSYERLPMLEVVFDRLMRSLATSLRNYTNDTIDVVMKQLTSEKFGDVFGPESRNALFAVFKAEEWENYGVLILSSPLVYMVVDALLGGKNHSLDPTLAASLAQRPHTTIERALITPLIHTILSDLGDSFNPLCAVSFRFERLESNDRFAAIARANNGVVSAQFSINMGGSSGLANLILPHATLEPVRDVLLQQFIGEKFGHDATWEYRLAQELRSTEIELDAVFDEQVMSLGDVMNLKVGQQIMLQRQSNCSARIRCGGKDLFEGRVGQRRGRVAIKIENDLRSLSENYDLEDIAINQGKQDE, encoded by the coding sequence ATGATCGACGAAAGCATAGCCATGGCGCATTCACGGGTGGGTGCAGGCAGTAACCAGCAGGTGCGGCACGAAAGCGAAGTTAACTACCGACGCATAGGGATTGAGAATCTCATCGGAGCTTCTCATGTCTCTTACGAGCGGCTGCCGATGCTGGAGGTCGTTTTCGATCGCCTGATGCGCTCTTTGGCGACGAGTCTTCGCAATTATACGAACGACACCATCGATGTCGTCATGAAGCAATTGACGTCCGAGAAATTTGGCGATGTCTTCGGACCTGAGTCCAGAAACGCCTTGTTTGCAGTCTTCAAGGCTGAGGAATGGGAAAATTACGGTGTCCTGATTCTCAGCTCGCCGCTCGTATATATGGTGGTGGATGCTCTGCTGGGCGGTAAAAACCATTCCCTTGATCCGACTCTGGCGGCAAGCCTGGCGCAGCGGCCTCATACGACAATCGAGCGTGCCTTGATTACGCCGCTGATCCACACAATTCTCTCCGATCTCGGCGATAGCTTCAATCCGCTCTGTGCCGTTAGTTTTCGTTTCGAGCGCCTGGAATCAAACGACCGGTTCGCAGCTATTGCGCGCGCGAACAATGGGGTCGTTTCCGCACAATTTTCCATCAACATGGGCGGAAGTAGCGGCCTCGCAAATCTCATATTGCCACATGCAACGCTGGAACCCGTTCGCGACGTCTTACTCCAGCAGTTTATAGGCGAGAAGTTCGGTCACGATGCGACATGGGAATATCGTCTTGCTCAAGAACTACGAAGCACTGAAATCGAACTTGATGCCGTTTTTGACGAGCAGGTTATGAGCCTCGGCGACGTCATGAACCTGAAAGTCGGACAGCAGATCATGCTTCAACGTCAGAGCAATTGTTCTGCCCGCATTCGATGTGGTGGAAAAGATTTGTTCGAAGGGCGGGTCGGGCAACGTCGCGGACGTGTTGCTATCAAGATCGAAAATGATCTGCGTTCGTTGTCTGAAAATTATGATCTTGAGGATATTGCGATTAATCAAGGCAAACAAGATGAGTGA
- a CDS encoding DUF6468 domain-containing protein, whose amino-acid sequence MSDLQICIEVTLSFLLVLSIFYSLHLARALSVLKRDRNDINTLIKTLERSTDEARRGIDHLRLTTEMVERQLGKTVGQGKTLRQELATLCERGEALADQIEHYRPAVRGQVVATPKASPDLRERREESVRSSRSEAERELIRALKLQRA is encoded by the coding sequence ATGAGTGACCTGCAAATATGTATCGAGGTAACGCTCTCATTTCTTCTCGTGCTATCGATATTCTATAGCCTCCATCTCGCTAGGGCGCTTTCCGTGCTGAAGCGTGATCGGAACGACATAAATACGCTCATAAAAACCCTGGAACGGAGCACTGATGAAGCCCGGCGTGGGATCGATCATCTGCGTCTGACGACGGAAATGGTGGAACGGCAATTAGGCAAGACAGTAGGGCAGGGTAAGACTCTGCGTCAGGAACTTGCAACGCTCTGCGAGCGGGGTGAAGCACTTGCAGATCAAATAGAACACTATCGGCCGGCTGTGCGGGGGCAAGTCGTGGCGACGCCGAAAGCATCGCCAGATTTGAGGGAGCGTCGTGAGGAGTCCGTTCGAAGTTCGAGAAGTGAAGCGGAGCGTGAGCTGATTCGAGCATTGAAATTGCAGCGAGCATGA
- a CDS encoding MotE family protein, whose amino-acid sequence MLHRIVNIATVLMVFLFGVNSYLLLSETFFSSGKIENGGLISQAHAVPEKGAAISDLTTSQNLSGEDHCVIQGSCVGKPQASLTGSQKLLVKDINARMQDLELREKKLAAQQQLLDAANIAFRQKVDDAAKASADIGKQNSALSSEETSRLVSIYQTMKPIDAAAIFNVLDLRVCVTLLQHMPTRHASAIMEAMSPQRAILATQMLVGHQPSLLPVATNGG is encoded by the coding sequence ATGCTGCATCGAATCGTGAATATTGCAACGGTATTGATGGTTTTTCTATTTGGCGTGAACTCGTATCTATTATTGAGCGAAACATTCTTCTCGTCTGGAAAAATCGAGAATGGCGGCCTTATCAGTCAAGCGCATGCTGTTCCGGAGAAGGGAGCAGCTATCTCTGATTTGACGACATCTCAAAATCTTTCGGGCGAGGATCATTGCGTTATTCAGGGAAGTTGCGTCGGCAAACCACAAGCCAGTCTGACAGGGTCACAAAAGCTGCTGGTGAAAGACATCAATGCACGCATGCAGGATTTGGAACTGCGAGAAAAGAAACTGGCAGCCCAGCAACAGCTTCTTGACGCGGCAAATATCGCATTTCGTCAGAAAGTTGACGATGCGGCAAAGGCAAGCGCTGACATAGGCAAGCAAAACAGTGCGCTCTCAAGCGAAGAAACCAGTCGCCTTGTTTCTATTTATCAAACAATGAAGCCGATCGATGCGGCGGCAATTTTCAATGTGCTTGATTTGCGTGTGTGCGTAACGTTGCTCCAGCACATGCCGACCCGGCATGCATCCGCCATTATGGAAGCGATGTCCCCTCAACGTGCGATTTTGGCGACTCAGATGCTGGTGGGACATCAGCCGAGCTTGCTGCCGGTGGCTACCAACGGTGGCTAA
- a CDS encoding isochorismatase family protein, whose amino-acid sequence MSTISPGAEDALLIIDVQNDFLPGGALAVPDGNHVIAPLNHLAKLGFGCVVATQDWHPIDHMSFVEQGGPWPPHCRQSTYGAALASALNQAPIGYVIRKGREAECDSYSAFFDNDGEKTTGLDGLLRALAVKRVFIGGLATEYCVAATARDAQRLGLKTYIIEDAVQGIARDISTTIKKLSTLGIRFIASDFIGDA is encoded by the coding sequence ATGAGCACCATAAGCCCGGGTGCGGAAGACGCACTTCTGATCATCGACGTCCAAAACGATTTCCTTCCGGGCGGCGCATTGGCAGTGCCTGACGGCAATCATGTCATCGCGCCACTAAACCATCTGGCGAAACTGGGTTTTGGCTGCGTCGTTGCAACGCAGGACTGGCATCCGATCGATCATATGTCTTTCGTCGAGCAAGGAGGACCGTGGCCGCCTCATTGTCGGCAGAGCACTTATGGCGCCGCATTGGCGAGCGCGCTTAATCAAGCTCCGATTGGGTATGTCATACGTAAAGGTCGAGAAGCGGAGTGCGATTCATACTCCGCCTTTTTTGATAATGATGGCGAGAAAACGACTGGTCTGGACGGGCTTCTACGCGCCTTGGCCGTCAAACGTGTATTCATCGGCGGTCTGGCAACTGAGTATTGCGTTGCCGCAACTGCTCGTGATGCTCAACGGCTCGGACTAAAGACATATATTATTGAAGACGCAGTCCAGGGTATTGCGCGCGATATAAGCACAACAATCAAGAAGCTGAGCACTCTGGGCATTCGCTTCATAGCAAGCGATTTTATAGGCGATGCTTAG